Proteins from one Candidatus Omnitrophota bacterium genomic window:
- the ispD gene encoding 2-C-methyl-D-erythritol 4-phosphate cytidylyltransferase, translating to MFVSAIVLAAGQGKRFKCRTSKPLVRIGNNSIIKYSLKTLSEIPYVKSIIVVGNRYNLKGVLREVKDFKKVREVVLGGKERQDSVMNGLKSVENNADLILIHDAARPFVSKTDVCLVIKEAKKTGAAILGVPVKATIKEGTRHKVQGRSKDVVKKTLDRSCLWEIHTPQVFKKEIILEAFKKYARLPVTDDSMLVEKLGKKVSLVKGSYNNIKITTPEDRRIAKAICHLG from the coding sequence ATGTTTGTAAGCGCTATAGTTTTGGCTGCAGGACAGGGTAAAAGGTTTAAATGCAGAACTTCGAAACCTCTGGTGCGCATTGGGAATAATTCAATAATAAAATATTCTCTAAAGACTCTTTCGGAAATTCCTTACGTAAAGAGCATTATTGTTGTGGGGAATCGTTATAACCTTAAGGGGGTATTAAGAGAAGTTAAGGATTTTAAGAAAGTTAGAGAAGTTGTTTTAGGTGGTAAAGAGCGACAGGATTCGGTAATGAATGGGTTAAAGAGCGTGGAGAATAATGCGGATTTGATTTTAATTCATGATGCAGCCCGTCCATTTGTAAGCAAAACAGATGTTTGTCTGGTTATTAAAGAGGCTAAAAAAACCGGTGCTGCAATCTTAGGAGTTCCGGTAAAGGCGACGATAAAAGAAGGCACAAGGCACAAGGTACAAGGCAGAAGTAAAGACGTAGTAAAGAAGACATTAGATAGAAGCTGTTTGTGGGAAATACATACGCCGCAGGTTTTTAAAAAAGAGATTATATTAGAGGCGTTTAAGAAGTATGCAAGATTGCCGGTTACCGATGATTCTATGTTGGTTGAAAAGCTGGGAAAGAAAGTAAGCCTGGTTAAGGGCTCTTATAATAATATAAAAATAACGACTCCAGAAGACAGGAGAATAGCAAAAGCAATATGTCACTTAGGATAG
- a CDS encoding ABC transporter permease: MMFTQFFISLGRRFIEFLHFLGGSAYLFAQTCYLSFKPPFKNHRIIEQAKKAGYDSLPIVSLVALFIGFIFALQTAYFMQRIGSEMYIASLVALSLVRELGPVITALVVAGRVGAAITAELGSMQVTEQIDALETLATNPVKYLVVPRFIALTLMLPLLTLFADAIGIFGSYLICTLKLGISSSMYWRVTVDAVLYKDLFTGLFKTLFFGMIIAIVSCYEGFNVEGGAEGVGQATTRSVVTTFILIIIADCFFTAIFYFIFP; this comes from the coding sequence ATGATGTTTACTCAATTTTTTATTAGTTTAGGCCGCAGGTTTATTGAGTTTTTACATTTTCTTGGCGGAAGCGCATATTTATTTGCGCAAACTTGCTATTTGTCATTCAAGCCCCCTTTTAAAAACCATAGAATTATTGAGCAGGCAAAAAAAGCAGGATATGACAGCCTTCCAATAGTTTCACTGGTTGCATTGTTTATCGGTTTTATTTTTGCTTTGCAAACCGCATATTTCATGCAGCGCATTGGCTCTGAAATGTATATCGCAAGTTTAGTTGCGCTTTCTTTGGTGCGAGAGCTTGGGCCTGTAATTACCGCGCTGGTCGTAGCGGGCAGGGTAGGAGCTGCAATTACCGCAGAGCTTGGTTCAATGCAGGTTACCGAGCAGATAGATGCCTTGGAAACACTTGCGACAAACCCGGTAAAGTATCTTGTAGTGCCAAGGTTTATCGCCTTGACATTAATGCTCCCCTTGTTAACTCTATTTGCTGATGCAATTGGGATTTTCGGTAGTTATTTAATCTGTACACTCAAACTTGGAATTTCTTCAAGTATGTATTGGAGAGTAACAGTGGACGCGGTATTGTACAAAGATTTATTTACCGGTTTATTTAAGACGCTGTTTTTCGGGATGATCATTGCTATCGTTAGTTGTTATGAGGGTTTTAATGTTGAAGGAGGGGCTGAAGGGGTAGGCCAGGCAACTACGCGTTCAGTTGTAACAACTTTTATACTTATTATTATCGCCGATTGTTTCTTTACGGCCATATTTTATTTTATATTTCCTTAA
- a CDS encoding PIN domain nuclease — protein sequence MNVLLARILFIVGSMMVGYQSLAAKNIGHIGIAIGGGAALIMILLEIGLRKVSVSGLSSAVFGLILGLIMAKLVGDAFTLSPAIDQETLSVIRVTLTLIFCYLGMVMALRGKDEFNIIIPYVRLRRQDQPEEIAVMDTSVIIDGRIVDICKSRFLGGKIIIPRFVLKELQQIADSTDPMKRQRGRRGLEMLHTLQKEQGLDISISEEDFPETQEVDAKLVKLAKLLAAKILTVDFNLNRVAGIQGIKVLNINELANALKPVVFPGEHMQIKLIKEGKEHNQAVGYLDDGTMVVVEDARRLLGQDVKVAVTSVLQTQAGRMIFTKIEK from the coding sequence ATGAATGTACTATTGGCACGCATTCTTTTTATCGTAGGAAGCATGATGGTTGGCTACCAGTCTTTAGCAGCAAAAAACATTGGCCATATTGGAATAGCGATTGGTGGAGGGGCTGCTCTTATAATGATACTTCTTGAAATTGGCTTACGTAAGGTTTCAGTAAGCGGGTTATCAAGTGCGGTATTCGGCCTTATATTAGGCTTAATTATGGCTAAACTTGTAGGAGACGCTTTTACGCTTTCTCCTGCTATTGACCAGGAAACTTTAAGTGTTATTAGGGTTACTTTGACGCTGATATTTTGTTATCTGGGGATGGTTATGGCTTTACGCGGCAAAGATGAATTTAATATAATTATCCCTTATGTCAGATTGCGCCGGCAGGACCAGCCCGAGGAAATCGCGGTAATGGATACCAGCGTAATTATTGACGGAAGAATCGTTGATATCTGTAAATCAAGATTTTTAGGAGGGAAAATAATTATTCCAAGGTTTGTTTTAAAAGAATTGCAGCAGATTGCAGATTCAACTGACCCTATGAAACGCCAGCGCGGCCGGCGTGGGCTTGAAATGTTGCATACTCTTCAGAAGGAGCAAGGCCTTGATATTTCAATTTCAGAAGAAGATTTTCCGGAGACTCAGGAAGTTGACGCTAAACTCGTTAAATTAGCCAAATTATTAGCAGCTAAAATTTTAACGGTTGATTTTAACTTAAACCGTGTTGCCGGAATTCAGGGAATAAAGGTTTTAAATATTAATGAGCTGGCAAATGCCCTTAAGCCTGTTGTCTTTCCTGGTGAGCATATGCAGATTAAATTGATTAAAGAAGGCAAGGAGCATAATCAGGCTGTAGGTTATTTAGATGATGGCACAATGGTGGTTGTTGAAGATGCGCGCCGGCTTCTTGGGCAAGATGTGAAAGTGGCAGTAACTTCTGTGCTGCAGACTCAGGCAGGAAGGATGATTTTTACAAAGATTGAGAAATAG
- a CDS encoding ABC transporter ATP-binding protein, which translates to MIEISGVVKNFGEHRVLDELSLNIKTGSTCVIIGRSGCGKSVLLKHIVGILKPEKGRVSVEGQEVSKLDEKDLNSLRLKIGMVFQGGALFDSLTVGENVGFGLIEHQHIERKELLERIEESLCMVDLCGIGNLMPSELSGGMKKRVALARAICIKPEIILYDEPTTGVDPITADSINQLIKNLHDKLKVTSIVVTHDMKSAYTVGDRIAMMYKGKIIAEGNPGEIQNSDNPVVHQFINGLSKGPITETLE; encoded by the coding sequence ATGATTGAAATTTCCGGTGTCGTAAAAAATTTTGGGGAACACAGGGTTTTGGATGAATTGAGCCTTAATATTAAAACGGGTTCAACTTGTGTGATTATCGGCCGATCCGGATGCGGAAAATCAGTATTGTTAAAGCATATTGTCGGAATCTTAAAGCCGGAAAAAGGCAGGGTTTCTGTTGAGGGGCAGGAAGTTTCTAAGTTGGATGAAAAAGATTTAAACAGTCTTCGTTTAAAAATCGGCATGGTTTTTCAGGGAGGGGCTCTTTTTGATTCTTTGACCGTAGGAGAGAATGTAGGTTTTGGTTTAATTGAGCATCAGCATATTGAACGAAAAGAACTTCTTGAAAGAATTGAAGAATCTTTATGTATGGTAGATTTATGCGGGATTGGAAATTTAATGCCTTCAGAGTTAAGCGGCGGAATGAAAAAGCGCGTTGCTTTGGCGCGTGCAATCTGCATAAAGCCGGAAATTATTCTTTATGACGAACCGACAACAGGGGTTGATCCTATTACTGCTGACAGCATAAATCAACTTATCAAAAATTTGCATGATAAATTAAAAGTAACTTCTATTGTTGTTACTCATGATATGAAAAGCGCTTATACGGTTGGAGACAGGATTGCAATGATGTATAAGGGCAAGATTATCGCAGAAGGTAACCCCGGAGAGATCCAGAATTCCGACAATCCGGTTGTCCATCAGTTTATCAATGGGCTTTCAAAAGGGCCTATTACTGAAACTTTAGAATAA
- the ispF gene encoding 2-C-methyl-D-erythritol 2,4-cyclodiphosphate synthase, with the protein MSLRIGIGYDIHRLVSGRKLFLGGIEIPFKKGLLGHSDGDVLLHAICDALLGAVAQGDIGAHFPDTEPIFQGIASTELLIKVYEIIKDKGYSINNIDAVVITEEPKLSGHKENMQKEIARIIGINEDSVSVKAKTNEKLGEIGKKQAIASFAVVLLEKGE; encoded by the coding sequence ATGTCACTTAGGATAGGTATAGGTTATGATATTCATCGTTTAGTAAGCGGCCGTAAACTTTTTTTAGGCGGCATCGAGATTCCGTTTAAGAAAGGTTTATTGGGACACTCCGATGGAGACGTGCTTTTGCATGCAATATGCGATGCTTTGTTGGGAGCAGTTGCACAAGGAGATATCGGAGCACATTTCCCGGACACTGAGCCAATATTCCAAGGGATTGCTAGCACAGAGTTATTAATTAAGGTTTATGAGATTATAAAAGACAAAGGTTATAGCATTAATAATATTGATGCAGTAGTTATAACCGAAGAGCCAAAGTTATCAGGCCACAAAGAAAACATGCAAAAAGAGATTGCGCGCATTATTGGCATAAATGAAGATAGTGTTAGCGTAAAGGCTAAGACAAATGAGAAGCTTGGAGAAATAGGGAAAAAACAGGCTATCGCAAGTTTTGCCGTTGTATTGTTAGAAAAAGGAGAATAA
- the cysS gene encoding cysteine--tRNA ligase: MPIQIYNSLSRKKDVFEPLKPPKVNIYTCGVTVYDESHIGHARSLYIFDVIRRYLSQRGYEVKFVRNITDIDDKIINRANELKVDWKELVKKYIGRYYEDLEALGIQKGDYEPRATENIPEMIKYIEGLIAKGFAYESGGDVYFNVRKFTGYGKLSGQSIDQMESGARIDPNENKKDHLDFALWKKSKENEPYWESPWGKGRPGWHIECSVMSQKFLGVDTLDIHAGGRDLIFPHHENETAQAEALTGKPFAKYWMHGGLLTINGQKMAKSLGNFITIKDFIAKYKNPDYLKLFFLSAHYSSPIDYTDERIEEASQALQRIVIFLDKTEPSSNHNVFPVIEEAEIKFFNSMDDDFNTPKALAAVFELINEANKNIGNKEFVSSAGSTIREFLKILGISLTAKTSGMPDVEVEEAILKRNNARQNKDFALSDRIRKELEEKGIILEDTKFGKTTWRRRL; encoded by the coding sequence ATGCCTATTCAAATATATAATTCCCTCAGTAGAAAGAAAGATGTTTTTGAGCCGCTAAAGCCGCCCAAAGTAAATATCTATACTTGTGGTGTTACTGTTTATGACGAGAGCCATATTGGGCATGCCAGAAGCTTGTATATTTTTGATGTTATAAGAAGATACTTATCGCAACGCGGATATGAAGTTAAGTTTGTGCGTAATATTACCGATATTGACGATAAGATTATTAATCGCGCTAACGAGCTAAAAGTTGATTGGAAAGAACTTGTTAAGAAATACATTGGTAGATATTACGAAGATTTAGAGGCATTAGGGATCCAGAAAGGAGATTATGAGCCTCGGGCAACTGAAAACATCCCTGAAATGATTAAATATATTGAAGGTTTGATTGCAAAGGGATTTGCTTATGAATCCGGAGGGGATGTTTATTTTAATGTAAGGAAGTTTACCGGATATGGAAAGTTATCCGGGCAATCCATTGATCAGATGGAAAGTGGAGCCCGCATTGACCCAAACGAGAATAAAAAAGACCATTTGGATTTTGCTTTGTGGAAGAAGTCAAAAGAAAATGAGCCTTATTGGGAAAGCCCTTGGGGAAAGGGTAGGCCGGGATGGCACATTGAATGTTCGGTGATGAGCCAGAAATTTTTGGGAGTTGATACCTTAGATATCCATGCGGGAGGCCGCGATTTAATCTTCCCGCATCATGAAAATGAGACAGCTCAGGCAGAAGCATTAACCGGGAAGCCTTTTGCAAAATATTGGATGCATGGAGGGCTTCTTACTATTAATGGCCAAAAGATGGCCAAGTCTTTGGGTAATTTTATTACAATCAAGGATTTCATTGCTAAATATAAGAATCCCGATTATTTAAAATTATTCTTCTTAAGCGCCCACTATAGCAGCCCGATAGACTATACTGATGAAAGAATTGAAGAGGCCAGCCAGGCGCTGCAAAGGATAGTAATTTTCTTGGATAAAACAGAGCCTAGCTCTAATCACAATGTTTTTCCTGTAATTGAAGAAGCAGAAATAAAATTCTTTAATTCTATGGACGATGATTTTAATACGCCTAAAGCGCTTGCCGCGGTCTTTGAATTGATTAATGAAGCAAATAAGAATATTGGGAATAAAGAATTTGTTTCTTCTGCAGGGAGCACTATAAGGGAGTTTTTAAAGATACTGGGTATCTCGCTTACCGCAAAAACTTCCGGTATGCCTGATGTAGAAGTAGAGGAAGCGATATTAAAAAGAAATAATGCCAGGCAGAATAAAGATTTTGCTCTATCTGATAGGATAAGAAAAGAATTGGAAGAGAAAGGTATTATTTTAGAAGATACAAAATTCGGTAAAACTACTTGGCGAAGAAGATTGTAG
- the radA gene encoding DNA repair protein RadA, producing MKTKTIFSCSSCGYQSPKWLGKCPDCNSWNSFLEEDYAQEVPGDNQKSSLYKDAPVLLKNVEAGEESRLKTGIVELDRVLGGGIVNGSVILIGGDPGIGKSTISLQISHQLAKTGKTILYISGEESVAQTKLRAKRLGSVDSESLYIVNQTDLSLITEHIKKIAPDVVIVDSIQVIFDPAITSAAGSVSQVRECASILTQIAKSCGIPVFIIGHVTKEGAIAGPRVLEHIVDTVLYFEGDRFALYRILRAVKNRFGSTNEIGVFEMTQGGLKEVKNPSEIFLSEKPRGVSGSVVTAVLEGTRPLLVEIQALVSKTNFGFPIRKAQGFDSNRLNLLVAVLEKRIGLHLETEDIFLNVAGGIKIEDPAADLAVCIAVASAFKEQVVMEDAIFLGEVGLSGEIRSVSNASLRINEAEKLGFKHCILPQNIYKNLTQKKEKIKLIPVSTLKEALDVVLSPNL from the coding sequence ATGAAGACAAAGACAATATTCAGTTGTTCAAGTTGCGGATATCAGTCTCCAAAATGGCTCGGGAAATGCCCGGATTGTAATAGCTGGAATTCGTTTCTAGAGGAAGATTATGCTCAAGAAGTGCCCGGAGACAATCAGAAGAGTTCTTTGTATAAGGATGCACCAGTTCTTTTAAAAAATGTTGAGGCTGGAGAAGAATCTCGTCTTAAGACCGGAATCGTTGAGCTTGATAGGGTTTTAGGAGGCGGGATAGTAAATGGTTCGGTAATCCTAATCGGTGGAGATCCTGGGATAGGAAAATCTACAATTTCGCTTCAGATCTCGCATCAGTTGGCAAAAACCGGAAAAACAATTCTTTATATAAGCGGAGAAGAATCTGTTGCTCAGACTAAGTTAAGGGCAAAGCGTTTAGGTAGCGTTGATTCAGAGAGCCTTTATATTGTAAATCAAACGGACCTTTCTTTAATTACTGAACACATTAAGAAAATTGCTCCTGATGTGGTCATTGTTGATTCCATACAGGTTATTTTTGATCCGGCAATTACTTCTGCGGCGGGAAGCGTTAGCCAAGTTAGAGAATGTGCAAGTATTTTGACCCAGATAGCCAAGTCTTGCGGGATTCCGGTTTTTATAATCGGGCATGTAACAAAAGAAGGGGCAATCGCTGGCCCAAGGGTGCTAGAGCATATCGTTGATACGGTGCTTTACTTTGAGGGCGACAGGTTTGCATTATATAGAATCTTACGTGCTGTTAAGAATAGGTTCGGCTCAACAAATGAGATAGGCGTATTTGAGATGACTCAAGGAGGGCTTAAAGAAGTAAAAAATCCTTCCGAGATTTTTCTTTCTGAGAAGCCACGAGGTGTTTCAGGTTCCGTTGTAACTGCTGTTTTAGAGGGAACGCGCCCGTTATTGGTTGAAATTCAGGCTTTGGTAAGTAAAACAAATTTTGGGTTTCCTATCAGGAAAGCACAGGGGTTTGATTCCAATCGTCTTAATCTTCTGGTTGCGGTTTTAGAAAAAAGAATTGGCCTGCACCTTGAAACAGAAGATATATTTTTAAATGTAGCCGGAGGGATTAAAATAGAAGACCCGGCTGCGGATTTGGCAGTTTGTATTGCGGTTGCGAGCGCTTTTAAAGAACAGGTAGTTATGGAAGACGCAATTTTCTTAGGAGAAGTAGGGTTAAGTGGCGAAATTAGAAGTGTTTCAAATGCGAGTTTACGTATTAATGAAGCGGAAAAACTTGGATTTAAGCATTGTATTTTGCCGCAAAATATTTATAAGAACTTAACTCAAAAGAAAGAAAAGATAAAGTTAATCCCGGTGTCTACATTAAAAGAGGCATTGGATGTTGTACTGTCCCCAAACCTATAG
- a CDS encoding AAA family ATPase encodes MSFSDIKGQARAISLLQGYIENKKLEGGYLFIGAEGIGKKLVAKTLAKVVNCQADSVDSCEKCPSCLKIEKNQHPDVFTIDASLPAQEGAKAPDSSANVIKIDHIRQLQRDINLRPYEGRSKVFIIDDAHNLTAEASNALLKILEEPPRNSLIILTTSKPELLFKTVVSRCKVIRFYPAKRPELEEIFESDYKLEKDKAHFLAYFSEGRIGRALSLKETGIFVERDKAVDKFVFTAKPDFENVLAQKKECIENYLNILAAWFRDVYLIKAGLPSVEIINLDRKQDLLKLKDKFTFADLDRVLNSISDSVLSLEQNMNPKLVLYNLGAQLWKA; translated from the coding sequence ATGTCATTTAGTGATATAAAAGGCCAAGCTAGGGCTATAAGCCTTCTACAAGGATATATAGAAAATAAAAAACTTGAGGGAGGTTATCTTTTTATAGGCGCAGAAGGCATAGGAAAGAAATTAGTTGCTAAAACTTTGGCAAAAGTTGTTAATTGCCAGGCTGATTCTGTTGATTCTTGTGAAAAATGCCCTTCTTGTTTAAAGATAGAAAAGAATCAACATCCGGATGTCTTTACCATTGATGCTTCTTTGCCGGCTCAAGAGGGGGCTAAGGCTCCTGATTCTTCGGCAAATGTGATAAAGATTGATCATATCAGGCAACTGCAAAGGGATATTAATTTAAGGCCTTATGAGGGAAGATCCAAAGTTTTTATAATTGACGATGCGCATAATTTAACTGCTGAAGCTTCTAATGCTTTGCTTAAGATATTAGAGGAGCCTCCAAGAAATAGTTTAATTATTCTAACGACCTCAAAACCGGAGTTATTGTTTAAAACTGTAGTTTCGCGTTGCAAAGTAATTAGATTTTACCCTGCTAAGCGGCCTGAGCTTGAAGAGATTTTTGAGTCGGATTACAAGCTTGAAAAAGATAAGGCGCATTTCTTAGCGTATTTTTCGGAAGGCAGAATCGGAAGGGCGTTAAGTTTAAAAGAAACAGGGATTTTTGTTGAAAGAGATAAGGCTGTTGATAAATTTGTTTTTACTGCGAAGCCTGATTTTGAAAATGTGTTAGCCCAAAAAAAAGAGTGTATTGAAAATTATTTAAACATATTGGCAGCATGGTTTAGGGATGTCTATTTGATTAAGGCAGGCCTGCCTTCGGTTGAGATTATCAATCTTGACCGCAAGCAGGACCTTCTTAAGCTTAAAGATAAATTTACTTTTGCTGATTTAGACAGAGTATTGAATTCTATATCTGATTCAGTGCTTTCTTTGGAGCAGAATATGAATCCCAAGCTTGTGTTGTATAACCTAGGAGCTCAGTTATGGAAGGCATGA
- the cysE gene encoding serine O-acetyltransferase translates to MTCLLNILLILIALGVIKLLLISIFFYGDIKIAQKRDPAAKSFLEILLLYQGLHALVSYRVAHFFYKINLFFFARFIRQIARFFTGIEIHPGAKIGKRFFIDHGMGVVVGETAIIGDDVLLYQGVTLGGTGLEKGKRHPTIGNNVVIGGGAKVLGNITIGDNSYIGANAVVIKDVPSNSTVVGVPGRITKQEGKKIDISLDHIHILDPIMQQMEELEKRIEDLEKNK, encoded by the coding sequence ATGACTTGCCTTTTAAATATACTATTAATTTTAATTGCTTTAGGAGTAATTAAATTATTACTTATTTCTATATTTTTTTACGGGGATATAAAGATTGCGCAAAAAAGAGACCCTGCAGCAAAAAGTTTCTTAGAGATTTTGCTTCTTTACCAGGGTTTGCATGCGTTAGTTAGCTATCGCGTTGCTCATTTCTTCTATAAAATTAATTTATTCTTTTTTGCGCGTTTTATAAGACAGATTGCAAGATTCTTTACTGGAATAGAGATACATCCGGGTGCAAAAATCGGTAAAAGGTTTTTTATCGACCACGGGATGGGGGTTGTGGTTGGAGAAACTGCAATAATTGGTGATGATGTTTTGCTATATCAAGGCGTTACACTCGGAGGAACAGGCCTTGAAAAAGGTAAACGGCACCCGACAATTGGGAATAATGTGGTAATTGGAGGAGGGGCGAAGGTATTAGGAAATATCACCATAGGGGATAATTCATATATTGGTGCAAATGCAGTTGTGATCAAGGATGTCCCTTCAAATTCAACAGTAGTAGGTGTTCCCGGAAGGATCACTAAGCAGGAAGGCAAGAAGATTGATATTAGCCTAGACCATATCCATATATTAGACCCGATAATGCAGCAAATGGAAGAATTAGAGAAAAGAATTGAAGATTTAGAAAAAAATAAATAA
- a CDS encoding MlaD family protein, producing MIFGKTKLELKVGIFVFVGLVLLSIFILSIGGFKTWANGYRVNFMFGFSNGVKVGAPVRFAGVDVGVVKNIRFFIIPEEKKTRVKIETWVKEKVKIPKDSTVWVNTLGLLGEKYIEIMPGKDYVNFLAANEELAGQDPISMQEVGALAMKVVTDADDTLLKINKGQGTIGKLLNDDTMYKEFEAFATDIRKHPWKLIWKTKENK from the coding sequence ATGATATTTGGCAAAACTAAATTAGAGTTAAAGGTGGGTATTTTTGTTTTTGTCGGCCTTGTTCTTTTATCTATATTTATTTTGTCTATTGGGGGTTTTAAAACCTGGGCTAATGGTTACCGGGTGAATTTTATGTTTGGGTTTAGTAATGGCGTTAAAGTCGGAGCTCCCGTAAGGTTTGCTGGTGTTGATGTGGGAGTTGTGAAAAATATCCGCTTTTTTATTATACCTGAAGAAAAAAAGACTCGGGTAAAAATAGAGACTTGGGTTAAAGAAAAGGTAAAAATTCCAAAGGACTCTACTGTTTGGGTAAATACCTTAGGCCTTTTAGGTGAAAAATATATTGAGATTATGCCGGGGAAAGATTATGTAAATTTTCTTGCCGCTAATGAAGAGTTGGCTGGCCAGGACCCAATCTCTATGCAGGAAGTAGGGGCCTTGGCAATGAAAGTGGTTACTGACGCGGATGATACTTTGTTAAAAATAAATAAAGGGCAGGGAACCATCGGCAAGCTTCTTAATGATGATACTATGTATAAAGAGTTTGAGGCGTTTGCAACCGATATCCGAAAGCATCCCTGGAAGTTGATTTGGAAGACGAAGGAGAATAAGTAG
- the tmk gene encoding dTMP kinase → MKGKFITFEGSEGCGKSTQSKLLYQYLKDKRYPVVYLREPGGVKVSEKIRELLLSPESDICPESETLLYMAARAQVVNDIIKPALLKGKIVISDRFMDSTIVYQGFGLGIDLKTIKNIGNFATGGIIPDLTIFLDLPVEKGLKHRHEKEDRIEMRPLAYHKKVRIGYLKLASLEPKRIKIVKVDKELSVTQEKVRALCHLVI, encoded by the coding sequence ATGAAAGGTAAGTTTATTACATTTGAGGGTTCAGAAGGATGCGGTAAAAGTACGCAATCAAAGCTTCTTTACCAGTATTTAAAAGATAAAAGATATCCTGTGGTTTATCTGCGTGAGCCGGGAGGAGTAAAAGTAAGCGAGAAGATTCGTGAGCTTTTGCTTAGCCCTGAAAGCGATATTTGTCCTGAATCAGAGACTCTTCTTTATATGGCTGCCCGGGCTCAGGTGGTTAACGATATTATTAAGCCCGCACTTTTAAAGGGAAAGATTGTAATTTCAGATAGATTTATGGATTCAACAATTGTTTATCAGGGGTTTGGCTTGGGCATAGATTTAAAAACTATAAAGAATATCGGAAATTTTGCTACGGGCGGGATTATCCCTGACTTAACAATATTTCTCGATCTTCCTGTAGAAAAAGGCTTAAAGCATAGGCATGAAAAAGAAGACCGTATTGAAATGCGCCCGCTTGCTTATCATAAAAAAGTAAGAATCGGATATTTAAAGTTAGCATCCCTTGAGCCAAAAAGAATCAAGATTGTAAAAGTAGATAAAGAATTGTCCGTAACACAGGAAAAGGTAAGAGCATTATGTCATTTAGTGATATAA